DNA sequence from the Cystobacter ferrugineus genome:
GCGGCGGTGCAGGAGGTTGGAGAAGACGAAGCGGTGCTCGGGGCCCCGGGTGATGCACACCGCGGTGGGGCCCAGCATCAACATGTCCTGGAAGCGGGCGCGCTCGCCCTCGATGGTCAGGCGCGCCTCGCTCTCCGCGGCGAGCAGCCGCACCCGCTCGTTCTCCACCAGGCGCCGCTCCGTCACGTCCCGCACGTAGATGGCCAGCCCGTCGCCCGAGGGCAGCGCCCGCGACTCCAGCCACATGCCCGCCGGGGCGAGGAAGTCCTCGAGCACCACGGGCGCGCGCGCGGTCATCGCCCGGCGCCACGCCGGGGCGAAGCCGCTGTCGGCCAGCTCCGCGAGCGTCTCCCACAACACCCGTCCCAGCAGCACCTCGCGCGAGCGCCCCAACAGCCGCTCGAGCACGGCGTTGCACCACGACAGCCGCCACTGCGCGTCCACCACGAGGATGCCATCGGTGACACCATCGAGCAGCACCGCTCGCTCCTCGTGCACGGGGCGCGCGAGGCCGCCGAGGGAGATTCTGGACGGCTCGTGGATGGGCATGACGGGCGTTCCTGGACGAGAACCCCTGGTTAGCAGAGCGCGTGGGCCCACGCCCCGGCCCGGGGGCCCGAGTGTTGAGCGCAGGCCGCTCCGAGGTGGGAGTAGCAAACACCTCGGCCACCTGAAGTTGTCCGGGGGGCGGGGAGGCGGCCTTCCCGGACGAGGCCTTGTGCGCTGGGAAGGCATCCGTTAGCAGTCGGGCCGCACCCCCATGTCCATGTCCACTCCGTCCACTGACAGCGCTCCCGAGCCCTCGCCCTCCGTCCCCACCGCTCCGGCCCGCCGGCCCTGGCTGCCCGTGGCCGCGGGCGCCCTGTGCCTGCTGCTGCTGGGCGTCGCGTTCGTGTGGCCGCGCGCCCAGCCCCTCCAGCGCCTGGGCACGCTGCCGGACTTCACCTTCACGCGTCAGGACGGCCAGCCCTTCGGCCGCGCCGAGCTGCTCGGCCGGCCCTTCGTGGCCAACTTCATCTTCACCCGCTGCCCCACCATCTGCCCCGTCTTCACCCAGAAGATGGCGCAGGTGCAGAAGCGCACCGCGGCGCTGGGCCCCCAGCTCGGGCTCGTGTCCTTCTCGGTGGACCCCAAGTACGACACCCCCGAGCGCCTCACCGCCTACGCCGCCCGCTATGGGGCGGACCCCTCGCGCTGGAGCTTCCTCACCGGGGACTACACGCAACTGCAGGAGACCGTCGTCGGCGGCTTCAAGATCGCCATGGGCCGCAACAGCGACGACGAGAACGACATCCCCGGCATCTTCCACGGCTCGCACTTCGTGCTGGTGGACGCCACGGGCGAAATCCGCGGCTACTACGACAGCGAGGACGACGACACCGTGGAGCGGCTCACCCGCGACGCCGAGCACCTGGTGCGCGGCGGCCAATAGGCTCGAGTGCTGGAAAACTCCCGGAGGACCACACCGGACGGGCAGCCGGGCGTCATGTAGATGACGCACTGCTTCCTATCCTCGCCCCCGTGCATAGCTTGGCCGGGCAGCCAATCCAAAGGGGGACGCACATGTTGAACTACAAGGATGAGCTGGTGGGCAAGCTGAGGCATGCGGCGGTGAAGGCGGGCGTCCAGGGCGTCCACTACCTCGCCGAAGGGGCCGCCGCGGCGACGAAGGCCATCGAGCAGCTCCAGGAGAAGCTGGCCCGATACGAGGAGCAGGACGAGGAGGAGCGCTCCGCCCGGCGCACCTCGGACGCGGGCGACACGGCCGAGGACGAGTCCGACACCGAGCTGCGCGCGGAGGCGCGGGCCACCGCGGAGCTCATCCTGAATGAGGCGCGGGCGGTGGAGGAGCGCATCAAGCAGGCGCGGCCGGCGCGTCACCCGCTCGGGGTGACGGTCGAGGCGAGCCCCGAGTCCAGCAAATCGAGGACACAGGGGCGCAAGACGACGACGACGAGCACGGCGCCCAAGCGGGCCACGGCCCAGACGGGGGGCTTCAAGGCCAAGCGGGGCCAGAAGCACACCCACGACCACTGACGTGGGCTCCCCCCCGCCGCGCGGAGCCCGGGCGCGGGTGGACGGCTAGGTGCGGGTGACCTTGGGGGAAGCGGAACGGGACACCGTGCGGCTGTGCATGCGCCCACTCTTGATGGACACCCCCGAGGCCTTCATCTGGGCGGCCTTCTCGGCGGCGAGCCGCTCGGCCTCGGCCTTGCGGACCAGGTCATCCGCGACGAGCTGGGCGCGGCGCTGGACCATGCGCTCGCGCATGCCCTCGACGGACAGGTCCACGTGGGCGCGGTGCAGCCGGTAGAGGAGATCCTCGCGCAGGGTCCCCTTGCCGCGCGCCGGCTCCACGCCGCCGGAGAGGCCCACGATGAACTTGGACCGCTCCTCCTGCGTCTGGAGGCAGCGCACGAGCAGCCCCTGGGTGACGAAGTTCAACCGGGCCACGTCGGGGATGAACACCACGCCGCGCGTCTTCTTGAGCGCCTCGGCGAGCTGCTCGTTCTGGCGCACCTCCAGGAGCGCGCCTTCGTGGAGGAAGTTTCGCGCCGCCACCGAGGCCCACGTCCGCCGTTCGTCCTCCGTCCCGCCGCTCACGAGCACCGAAGCACGATTCGTCAGTAGTTCCTCTTCTCCGTAGCCTTGCGATGCCACAGGTAGCCCTCCAGGTCATGACGGCGCTGGGCAAAGATTAACGCAAAACGGGTTCCCCTTGGAACCCTCGCAAGGACTGACGAGCCGAAAAACCGGCCTCCGCCGTGCGGCGGGGCGGGGCGGCGGAGTCCAACCAATCAACCCATCAGGTCATCCCAGACGGACCGGACCAGACCTAGCGTGGCAGGAAGGCCGAGTGGCCGTCGTGGCTGGTATGGTCCTCGTTGGGGCCGTTGCCCCCGCGCAGCCCATCGGCGCCATAGGACTGCAGGAAGGGCCGCTGGCCATTGCTGGAATAGGCGTACGGGTGGCCCCAGGGGTTCACCGGCACCTCGGGCAGGTACTTGGGCACGAGGAAGGACAGCTCTCCCTCCTCGGGGATGGAGCCATGCTCGGCGTGGTAGGACTCGAGCGCGGCGGTGATGCGGGCGAAGTCCGCGTGGGTCTGGGCGACACCGGGGTCGGTCTTCCCGCGCAGCCCGAGCCACACGGGCAGGCCGATGAGCACCGGGGCCACCAGCAGGAAGGGAATCATGGGGTGGACGCGGCGGCGGGGCGTCCCAGGGGATTGACTCGAGGGGGCGTTCACCCCCCGGCGCCTACCACAGGGCGCGGAAGAGCGACACCGGGTGGGGCTTGCCCCTCAGACGCACGGGCGGTAGCTCCTCGAAGGAGGACTCATGGCCGGGCAGCACCGCCACGGTGCGCTCCCCCACCAGGATCTCCCCGGGCCCGGCGAGCGCGCACAGGCGGGCGGCCACGTTCACCGCGTCGCCGATGCAGGTGTACTCGGTGCGCACCGCGCCCCCGATGTTGCCCGCCACCGCCGCGCCCGTGTTGACGCCGATGCCCAGCTCCAGCTTGAGCGGCCGGCCCTCGCGCGTGGTGGCCCACTCGGCCTCGGCGCGCCGGCGCAGGTCCACCATGAAGGCCATCATCATCTTGGCGCACTGGAGCGCGCGCAGGGCGTCGTCCGGGCGGAACACCGGCGCGCCGAACACGGCCATGAGCCCGTCCCCGAGGAACTTGTCCAGGGTGCCCCCACACGTGAGCACCGCGTCGGCCAGGCCGCCGAGCACCTGGTTGAGCACGCCCACCGTCTGCTCGGGGGGAAGGCTGTCGGCGAGCCCCGTGAAGTTGCGGATGTCGGCGAAGAGCGTCGTCACCTCGCGCTTCTCGCCCGTGAGCACCACCGCGTCCGGGCTCTTGAGGATCTCCTCCACCACGGCGTCGGACGTGTAGCGGGCGAAGAGCTTGCGGACGCGCTCCGTCTCGCCCGTGCGGCGCATGACGCTCTCGATGCGCGCGGCCAGCTCGTCCATGGAGGCCGACTTGTTGACGTAGTCGTCGGCGCCCGCGCGCAGGCCGCTCACGCGCTCGGCGTCATTGTCGTTGGCGGTGAGGATGATGACGGGCATGGCCCGCGTGGGGCCTTCCTTCAGGCGCCGGCACAGCTCCATGCCGTCCAGCCCCGGCATGTCCAGGTCGCTCAGGACGATGGCCGGCTGCACCTTGTTCACCTGCTCCAGCGCCTCGTACGGATCCTGGAAGCACACCACCTCGTAGCCGAGCGACACGAGCCCGTCCTGCACGAAGGCGCACGCCAGGGGACTGTCGTCCACCACCATGACGCGGTAGTGCCCCGCCTCGGGCTGGGTGCGCGCCGCGGACTCCTGGCGGCCGGCGACCCGTCCCTGCAGGGCCAGTCCCTCGTAGAGCTGCTTATAGGAGCAATAGCCGTGCTCGACGAGGATCTCCCCCAGCTTGCGGCCCGAGCGGCGCTGGAGCGTGAGCGCCTCGTCGAGCTGGGACACGGTGAGGTACTTGAGCCCCACGAGCACCTCGCCCAGCGGGGGGTGGATGGGAAGGAAGCCCGGGGGCGCGTGGTTCAGGCCGAGCGCCTCGCCCAGGGCTTCCTGGATCTGCTCGCGCGTGACGTAGCCCAGGGAGATGAGGGCCTCGCCCAGGCGCTGCCCGTTGAGGACCTGGAGCGAGAGGGCCTCCTCTATCTGCTTGGGCGTGACGATGCCGAGCTTGAGCAGCAGCTCGCCGAAAAGCGGGCTGTCCGCGCGAACCGCGGGGTGGGGGTCTGGGCGCTCGGGGGCCGGCACGTTGTCCAGGGAAGGACGGCTCAACGGGCTCTCCACCTTGGTGAAGGGTGATTCCAAGGGCCGCAGCGTACCCCAGCCCCGGGCCCTCGAAACACCCCGGAGACGCACTCCCCTGGCCGCCCAGCCTCCGAGCGGCCGCCGGAGCAGGCCCCGGGACTACCCGCGCGGTAGCGTCACGGTGAAGGTGGAGCCCTCCCCCGGCGCGCCGTGCACCTGGATGGAGCCCCCGTGGGCGTCGATGATCTCCCGGGTGATCCACAACCCCAGACCGAGCCCCTGGTAGCGCTTGTCCTGCACCGCCCGCTCGAAGCGCTCGAAGATGCGCGAGCGGTCCTCGGGTGCGATGCCGATGCCCTGGTCCTTGACCACGAGCCGCACGCCCCCGTGCCCGTCGTTCTCCACCCGCACCTCCACGGGCTGGCCGCGGCCGTACTTCACCGCGTTGGACAGCAGGTTGACGAGCACCTGCTCCAGGCGCATGCGATCCCACCGCCCCGTCGGGAGGGCGTCCGTGAGCAGCCGCACCTCGCTGCCCGAGCGCGAGAACGCCTCGGACATGCGCCCGAGCACCTCGCGCGTGAGCACCGCCAGATCCAACTCCTCGCGCTCGAGCAAGAGCCGCCCGGAGGAGATGCGGCCCACGTCGAGCAGCTCGTCCACCAGCACCCCCAGCCGCTCGCTGGCGCGCTCGGCCTTGGCCACGCGCGCGGCGACGTCCGGCGCGGCGGCCACGTCACGCGTCAGGCGCGCGAGCATTTGAATCTGCAGCCGCAGCGCGCACAGGGGCGTCTTCAGCTCGTGTCCGGCGACGGAGAGGAAGTCGTCGCGCAGCCGCACCGCCTCGGTGGCCGCGCCGTACAGCCGCGCGCCGACGATGGCCAGGGCCGCGCGCTCGGCCAGGCTCAGCAAGAGGAGCCGATCCTCCTCGGTGTAGGGCTGGCTGCCCCCCGCCACGTCGCGCACCACCCCGAGGGTGCCGACCACCCGTCCCTGGGCGCGCAGGGGCACCACGAGCAGGCTCTGGGCCCCGTAGCGCTCCAGGTAGGGCACGTACTCCGCCAGGCCCACCGAGGCGCGCGCCGCCTCCGCGTCGATGTCCGGCAGCAACACCGAGTGGCCTCCCAGCACGACGCCTCCGTGGAGCCCCTCGCCCGAGCGCTGCCGGCGCGCGTGCACCGTGCTCGCGAGCAACCAGCGCGCCTCGGGATCCGGGTGGTGGAGGGTGACGGGCTCCAGGGTGGAGTCCTCCTCGCGGATGAGCTGGAGCACGCACCCGTCGCCGATGACCTCGGACACCTTGTGGGCGATGACGTCCAGCACCGCCGGCAGCTCCAGGCCCGCCTGGGCGAGGAGCCGGTCCACCTCCACGAGGATGCGCAGGCGCGCGGCGTGGCGGCGCGACTCGGCCTCGGCGGCGCGGGACTCGCGCAACAGCCGCGCATGGTCGATCGCCAACCCCACGCGCGACGCCAGGTCCTCGGTGAGGATGCGCTCCGCCTCGCCGAAGGGCTCACGCTCGGGCCCGCGCACGAAGGACATGGCGCCCAGGGTGCGATGGCGCGCCGCCAGGGGCACGACGAGGAACGAGCCGCCGAACTCGCCGCCCCCGGGCTCCTGCGCGAGCCCCCGCGAGCCCGCGCCACCGAGCCCGGTGACGAGCAGGGGGCTGCCGGTGCGCACCACCTCGGTGATGGCCGAGGGGCGCACGCGCTCGGGGGTGAAGGGCTCGAGGCAGCCGGTGCACGGGGCCCGCTCCACGTGCGCGTGCCGCACGGTGAGCCGCCGCAGGGCGCCGTGCTCGTCGAGGAAGTCCACCGCGCACCAGTCGGCGAAGCCGCCCACCACGAGCTGGGCCACCGCGGCCACCGCCGCTTCCCATTCGAGCGGACCGGACAGCAGCGCCCCCGCTTCGGCGAGCAATCTCAACCGCAGCGAGGCCGCCTCCGCCTGGACTTGCGCCACGTGCACCGCGTCCGAGGCGCTGCGCACCAGCTCCCGGAGCGTCCCCGTGGCCGAGGGAGCAGCGCCCACGGGCTGCTCCAACGCATGAGACATGCGATCCACGACCGTCATGAAATTGTCTTGGGGCACCTGCATGCCCACCCCCCCCACCCGGAACTCAGTCGGGCGAGTGGACAGCTTTTCATGCCTCGCGACGCTTGCCTACCCGCCTTGCCCCCGGAACGTCTTCCCCCGGATGCTCGCGGAGGGAGTGAGTGTGTCTCGATTCACCCGGGATTGTCCCACGGGTCAATGGACGAAGATGGCGAAGAGGACTTCCAGGATGATGAGCAGGACGATGGTGAGCTCCAGGGAGAGGGAGCGATCCGTGTCCACCTCGCCCTTGAGCAGGCCGTAGGTCTGGGTGAGGAGCTGCTGTTTGCGCGTCACCGAGGCCTGCCAGGCGGGGATGCGCATGCGTTTGACGGCGGCCTCGTAGACCTTGGACAGGTAGAAATCGCCGATGATTTTCAGGCTGTTGTCCACGCGCTCGACGAACTCGTTGAGGTCCACCAGGGTGGCGAGCGTCTCGCGGGTGAGGTGGCGGTAGGGGCTGCGCACGAGGGTGGCCCAGCCCCGGCGGCGCTCCTGCATCCGGTCGTGGATGCGGCCGATGTGCGAGTCCAACAGGTCATCGTAATAGCGGAACTCCAGCAATTGCGCGTTGGCCACCTCCAGGAGGTCCGGGATGTCATTGGAGCCGGAGGGCTCGTAGACGAAGGCGCTGTTCCAGTCGACGATGACCAGATCCTCCACGGTGTAGCTGAAGCGCGAGGAGAGGACGGACTCGCGCTCGCGTGGGGACAGGGGCCGGGAGTCCACCTCGCCGAGCAGCAGCCGCGCCAGGTCCGCGCGTGCGAGCAACTCCTCGGCGTTCGGAGAGCCCTCGATGCGCTCCACGAAGAGCACGGTATAGCTCTCGTTCTGCTCCCAGAGGTGGGGCCCCTGGGCGGCCGGGGCAATCATCTGCCGTACCGACTCGATGAGCTCCAGGGCGAGCGCCTCCAGGGCCGCGCTGTCATAGAGCTCGTCGGCGAGCGCGGTGAGCGCGTCGAAGCCGGTGCCCGGCGTCACCGGGACGCGCAGGATGATGGAGGCGGCGCCATGGTCGAACAGGCGCGCCGTCGCATCCACCGTGACGGGCCCCTGGCGCAGGGCGAGCACGCGCCGGCCCAGCTCGAAGGCCAGGGGCGGGTTGGGCAGGAGCAGATACTGGCTGTTTTCCCGGCTCAGCTTGAGGCGGCGGGCATCCGCGGAGATGACCTGCCGGGCCCGCTCCAGGTCGAGCTCCTCCGCGATATCGAAGGTGCGATAGCAGAGGACGTGAGCCTTCTCCAGGACGAGCGGGGCGGGGGCCGACATGGGGGCGTCAGCTTAACCGCTCGGTGAGGACTACGGTCCACCTTCGGATGAGCCCGGGGGCTGGGGTGCCTCCATCTGGGCGAAAAGGCTGTCGGCGAAGCGCTGGACGCAGTCAGGGGAGGGCGTGGGGACGAGGGTGCACTGGTGCGTGGCGAGCAGCTCGGGACCGGCCAGCACGCGCTCCAACCTTTCCAGATAGGGCTTCCAGTCATTCCGGGACAGCTTGCGCGAGGGGCGCGCCGGGTCGACGGCCTGGGTGGGGGCACGAGCGGCGGTCTGGCGGACCCGTTCGCGGTAGGCATTCCAGGCGTGGCGGGCCTCGGCCGCGGGCCCCTCGAGCGCCGGGGACAGCGGCGCGAGCGGATTGCGCTCCCCGCGGGCCCAGGCGTCGGCGTAGAAGCCACGCCAGGCATGGTGGCGCTGGAGACATTGGCTCTCGGTGAAACCATAGCCAGTGCCCATGGAGCGCTCGCCGGTGGTGA
Encoded proteins:
- a CDS encoding GAF domain-containing sensor histidine kinase, with amino-acid sequence MTVVDRMSHALEQPVGAAPSATGTLRELVRSASDAVHVAQVQAEAASLRLRLLAEAGALLSGPLEWEAAVAAVAQLVVGGFADWCAVDFLDEHGALRRLTVRHAHVERAPCTGCLEPFTPERVRPSAITEVVRTGSPLLVTGLGGAGSRGLAQEPGGGEFGGSFLVVPLAARHRTLGAMSFVRGPEREPFGEAERILTEDLASRVGLAIDHARLLRESRAAEAESRRHAARLRILVEVDRLLAQAGLELPAVLDVIAHKVSEVIGDGCVLQLIREEDSTLEPVTLHHPDPEARWLLASTVHARRQRSGEGLHGGVVLGGHSVLLPDIDAEAARASVGLAEYVPYLERYGAQSLLVVPLRAQGRVVGTLGVVRDVAGGSQPYTEEDRLLLLSLAERAALAIVGARLYGAATEAVRLRDDFLSVAGHELKTPLCALRLQIQMLARLTRDVAAAPDVAARVAKAERASERLGVLVDELLDVGRISSGRLLLEREELDLAVLTREVLGRMSEAFSRSGSEVRLLTDALPTGRWDRMRLEQVLVNLLSNAVKYGRGQPVEVRVENDGHGGVRLVVKDQGIGIAPEDRSRIFERFERAVQDKRYQGLGLGLWITREIIDAHGGSIQVHGAPGEGSTFTVTLPRG
- a CDS encoding type II secretion system protein GspG translates to MIPFLLVAPVLIGLPVWLGLRGKTDPGVAQTHADFARITAALESYHAEHGSIPEEGELSFLVPKYLPEVPVNPWGHPYAYSSNGQRPFLQSYGADGLRGGNGPNEDHTSHDGHSAFLPR
- a CDS encoding Fis family transcriptional regulator, whose protein sequence is MASQGYGEEELLTNRASVLVSGGTEDERRTWASVAARNFLHEGALLEVRQNEQLAEALKKTRGVVFIPDVARLNFVTQGLLVRCLQTQEERSKFIVGLSGGVEPARGKGTLREDLLYRLHRAHVDLSVEGMRERMVQRRAQLVADDLVRKAEAERLAAEKAAQMKASGVSIKSGRMHSRTVSRSASPKVTRT
- a CDS encoding SCO family protein; this encodes MSMSTPSTDSAPEPSPSVPTAPARRPWLPVAAGALCLLLLGVAFVWPRAQPLQRLGTLPDFTFTRQDGQPFGRAELLGRPFVANFIFTRCPTICPVFTQKMAQVQKRTAALGPQLGLVSFSVDPKYDTPERLTAYAARYGADPSRWSFLTGDYTQLQETVVGGFKIAMGRNSDDENDIPGIFHGSHFVLVDATGEIRGYYDSEDDDTVERLTRDAEHLVRGGQ
- a CDS encoding response regulator codes for the protein MPAPERPDPHPAVRADSPLFGELLLKLGIVTPKQIEEALSLQVLNGQRLGEALISLGYVTREQIQEALGEALGLNHAPPGFLPIHPPLGEVLVGLKYLTVSQLDEALTLQRRSGRKLGEILVEHGYCSYKQLYEGLALQGRVAGRQESAARTQPEAGHYRVMVVDDSPLACAFVQDGLVSLGYEVVCFQDPYEALEQVNKVQPAIVLSDLDMPGLDGMELCRRLKEGPTRAMPVIILTANDNDAERVSGLRAGADDYVNKSASMDELAARIESVMRRTGETERVRKLFARYTSDAVVEEILKSPDAVVLTGEKREVTTLFADIRNFTGLADSLPPEQTVGVLNQVLGGLADAVLTCGGTLDKFLGDGLMAVFGAPVFRPDDALRALQCAKMMMAFMVDLRRRAEAEWATTREGRPLKLELGIGVNTGAAVAGNIGGAVRTEYTCIGDAVNVAARLCALAGPGEILVGERTVAVLPGHESSFEELPPVRLRGKPHPVSLFRALW